A stretch of Lactuca sativa cultivar Salinas chromosome 6, Lsat_Salinas_v11, whole genome shotgun sequence DNA encodes these proteins:
- the LOC111900416 gene encoding lysophospholipid acyltransferase 1, translated as MEMESMASAIGVSVPVLRFLLCFVATIPVSFFHRLVPGGPTARHLYAALTGALLSYISFGFSSNLHFLVPMLISYASMIIYRKRCGVISFLSAMGYLIGCHVYYMSGDAWKEGGIDATGSLMVITLKVISCAINYNDGLLKEEDLRESQRKNRLLKLPNLIEYIGYCLCCGSHFAGPVYEVKDYLDWTERKGIWTKSDKGTPSPFLATLKALLQAGFCMGLYLYLVPSHPLSRFSEPIYQEWGFVQRLSYQYMSGFTARWKYYFIWSISEASLIISGLGFSGWTNSPSPKPLWDRAKNVDVLGVEFAKSSVELPLVWNIQVSTWLRHYVYDRLVQKGKKAGFLQLLATQTVSAVWHGLYPGYMIFFVQSALMIAGSRAIYRWQQSVPPNIKKIFMLMNFAYTLLVLNYSCVGFMVLNFNETLAAYGSVYYIGTIIPVVLILLGNIIKPKPIRSKIQKQK; from the exons ATGGAAATGGAATCAATGGCGTCGGCGATCGGAGTATCAGTACCGGTACTCCGATTCCTTCTCTGCTTCGTTGCAACTATTCCTGTCAGCTTCTTTCACCGCCTTGTCCCCGGCGGCCCCACCGCCAGACACCTTTACGCCGCCTTGACGGGCGCCCTGCTCTCCTACATTTCCTTTGGATTCTCTTCGAATCTGCACTTCCTCGTGCCTATGCTGATTAGTTATGCATCAATGATCATCTATAGGAAACGATGCGGCGTAATTTCCTTCTTGTCAGCCATGGGTTACCTCATTGGATG CCATGTGTACTACATGAGTGGAGATGCATGGAAGGAAGGAGGCATTGATGCCACAG GATCTCTCATGGTGATAACATTAAAAGTGATTTCATGTGCAATTAATTACAACGATGGATTATTAAAAGAAGAAGATCTTCGTGAATCCCAAAGGAAAAACCGATTGCTCAAATTACCAAATTTAATCGAATACATCGGATACTGCCTCTGTTGTGGAAGCCACTTTGCAGGACCAGTTTATGAAGTCAAAGATTACCTTGACTGGACTGAAAGAAAAGGG ATTTGGACAAAATCTGATAAAGGCACACCATCACCATTCTTGGCAACATTAAAAGCTCTTCTTCAAGCTGGTTTTTGCATGGGATTATATTTATATCTTGTCCCAAGTCATCCATTATCAAGATTCAGTGAGCCAATTTATCAAGAATGGGGATTTGTGCAACGTTTGAGCTACCAATACATGTCGGGCTTTACAGCCCGTTGgaaatattatttcatttggTCAATTTCAGAAGCTTCTCTTATCATTTCGGGCCTTGGTTTTAGTGGTTGGACGAATTCGCCCTCACCTAAACCCCTTTGGGATCGTGCAAAAAATGTTGATGTTTTGGGTGTTGAGTTTGCCAAAAGTTCAGTTGAGTTGCCACTTGTGTGGAACATCCAAGTCAGCACATGGCTTCGTCATT ATGTTTATGACAGACTTGTTCAGAAGGGAAAGAAGGCTGGGTTTTTGCAATTGTTAGCAACACAGACTGTTAGTGCTGTATGGCAt GGATTATATCCTGGGTACATGATATTCTTTGTTCAATCTGCTTTGATGATTGCTGGTTCAAGAG CCATTTACAGATGGCAACAATCGGTCCCACCAAATATCAAGAAGATATTTATGCTCATGAATTTCGCTTACACCCTTCTTGTCCTAAACTACTCATGTGTTGGTTTCATG GTGTTAAATTTCAATGAAACACTGGCTGCATATGGGAGCGTGTACTACATTGGAACTATCATCCCAGTTGTTCTAATCCTCCTTGGTAACATTATaaagccaaaacccatcagatccaaaattcaaaaacaaaagtaa